The nucleotide sequence TCCTCAACCTCTCACTTTCCCAAGATTAACATGCAAAGAGAGCCAGAAATAAGAGCCATGTATTTCTACTGGAATTAGGAGACAAACAAGATACTCATGCTCATTTATTAAGTTGCTTGCATAGGGGTTGGTGGTAAGGGAGTTCTTACACGATGTCCCTGGCAAACAAGAAGCTGAAGGTTCAGCAGTTGTTCTGGTTACTAGGGTAGGTACCCCAGTGCAGGCCAATGGCAGTGATGTAGTTGGTAGCTCTGCCACTGATGTAGCGAAGGACAGTGTTAGGATGCAAGGGAACAGCATTGAAACTTATGCCTTCTTTTCCTCCGAAAGACAGGCGGCGGCCCTTGCTTGTGATGAAGACCAGCTTCCTCAGATAGTGCTTGTATTTGCCGGACACCTGAATCACTGATTCCCCAGGGTACAGAAAGATCTCTTCCAAGTCTCCATTTGTGCCACCTACATTGTCACTCCATGTCCTGCCATAGCGTACCTGGAgactggaggcagaggtgagaagCGAGGGAAGGGAAACACTGAAAGGGGTTAACAAAATTCAGGACATCCTGATCTATATGCTGAGACTTTTAAAGAGGTAACAGAGAAGACAAGTCCCCTGAAACACCGACACCCTGGATATGAATGATGAATGAACCCTAGAAGGTCATACTGAGAGCTTTAGCCAACAGAACCCTAGAAGATCACGCTGAGAACTTTAGCCAACAACAGGGACAAAAAGAACTATCTCAGGAGAGACAACAAGCAAAGATGgacaagagagaaaaatcagtgtGTTCAGTTTGAGATCCCTGAGAGCTTAGGATTACATGACTTTCCAACTTCAGGCACACTGGAGGAAGTGAAGTtaacaaacaaacccacagatCCAGAACCTAGGTCCTCCAACATTTTACCAGCTCATGTGTTACCTGTGACTTGTTGATTTAAAGAAGCATGATTCAAGGTAAATAAGAACTCAGTTTACTATGACCCTCCATTGGCCCCAAACCACAGGAACTTGAAGACTCTTACCCTATGATGTAGTGTGTGTCAGCTCGAATACGAATGGCGGTAATGGGACCTTCCATCTGGTTGCCAGAATGAGAGAATCGCCTTCCTGTAACTCCTCCATATTCTCCATTATAAGAGGAGGACTTGGCCTGAActagaggggaagaggagttggAGGCAGATACAACCCAGGAACCCAGCTGTTCCCTAACATCTTTATTCTTCTCACCACTCCAAGCCAGTGTCTAAAAGCCCTGACTAACAGCATTGCAAGAGTCGTTCCTCCCGGGATCCGATGACCAGGCATCTCACTTACCTTCATTGGCAGAGgctgacacacagagaaaggctaGGAGAGCAATGGCCAACATTCTGAGGCTGGAAtgtgaagaaggggaaagaagaaagcttATCAATTCCCTGGCTTTGCACGTAGACCTAGGCATTTCAATTTTTCAATGTAGATTTAGTAGATGCAGCCTTGAGCTCAGAGGAGACTGTCCACTGATAGTCTTGCTCCTTCCTGATGCTGTTTCCTGAGTCCCTAATTCCTCTAATTGGTTGTAGCTAATGTTCTTTTCCCAATCCAAAAGATCAATCATGACTTTCTGTTGGATTATCTGAGCCGAACCTCATCCCGTCCTGGCACACAGCAAGCAAGTCCTcagaagaggaggtagaggcCATTTCTAAGCCATGGAGATGATGAAGTTCACCAAACCAAGAATCTGAGCAAAGCTCACCTGTGTGAGATTAGCCTGGCTGATAAGGCGTGTGAGGCACAGAGGTTAACTCTCTACCCTTATCCTACTGTTGAGTCAGGGGAAAGAGCATTTAGAGGTACCTCTGTGTCACCCAGGGGGACAAAGAGAGTGACAGAAAAGATTGTGCCAACATCAGTGTCCAAGCAGTTCTGGTGCAGCTGGGATAGGCTGGGAGGTGGCATAACTGGGGACAAACTCAAGACGTTAGATCCAAAGCTTCGAGTTGTCATAATCCCTCCTCTAGCAGTCAGATCTTGCTGTTTACCCGCCCTGAGCATCCATGGCATCCTCATCCTTTTAGCTAGAACTCAAAGACCCTGTGAAACTAGCTGAAGTCCAGGTGCCAATGCTCAAGTCTCCTCTGCCACAATCTAGGCATTCTCCTCTCGGGCAAAGATTTTAGTATCCCCTCTCCCCAAACTCACTCCTTACCTGGCAGTTTCAGATGCAAAATGATGCTCCAGTAATTTCCAGATCTTTTTATATCACATCAAGCCCTCCCACTGTTCTTTATCATGTAAACTTCAGACCCAGAACAAATATGATCAACCGCTTAGGATCAGGTGTCTCGCAAACTCTGAAGCGTCTTAATCTACTCTTCCTCCCAAGAGTCACGGGTGGCAAGGTGGGGTCCACTCCAGGCACAGTGACAAATTTCAGGATAGGCAGAAAAACTAGCTAAAACTCACTGAAGAACAATTGGGTGAACAAAAAGCTCACATAATCTAAAGAATCAGATCTAGCCAGGTGGCATGGCTTGTACCTTATGTTAGTGCAACATTTGAGAGACATAGGCAggaagatcttgagttcaaggccagtctggactttGGGGcaagaacctgcctcaaaaccaaaaaaaaaaaaaaaaaaaaaagaaagaaagaaatggaatccAAGAGTCCTGGCAGAAGGTTCTCTCTATCTCAAGTGGTCTGTAGGCCTGAAGGCCACCCTTTGCTGGAATAAACATTGTCCGTTGGGCATTTGGAATTCCCCAGAAAGGAAATGTACTTCCAAGCAGAGTCTAGTATTTTCCTGACAATTTTTTATCTATTTCCTGATATTCTATTATGAAAACTCAAACCGTAGTAAAGTTTAAAGAATTATATAACgaatctctatttttttattgatatttattgagctctacatttttctctgctcctctccctgcctctcccttcccccttcaatcaTCCCCCAATATCCCCactgctctcaatttactcaggagatcttgtctttttatactttctacttcccatgtagtctatgtaagtctc is from Microtus pennsylvanicus isolate mMicPen1 chromosome 1, mMicPen1.hap1, whole genome shotgun sequence and encodes:
- the LOC142842556 gene encoding zymogen granule membrane protein 16-like; translation: MLAIALLAFLCVSASANEVQAKSSSYNGEYGGVTGRRFSHSGNQMEGPITAIRIRADTHYIIGLQVRYGRTWSDNVGGTNGDLEEIFLYPGESVIQVSGKYKHYLRKLVFITSKGRRLSFGGKEGISFNAVPLHPNTVLRYISGRATNYITAIGLHWGTYPSNQNNC